TCAGTTCATCTAATATAACTCCGGGTTCAACACGTACCCATTTTTCTTCGGGATTTACTTCTAATATTTTATTCATATATTTAGAAACATCCACAATAATACCATTACCAACAACTTGTCCTGCAAGAGAAGTTCCCGCTGTTCTGGGGATTAATAATGTTTTATTTTCTTTTGCAAATTTTATTAATTTTTTAATATCATTTTTATTTCTCGGTCTTGCAACAGCAATAGGTTTTTCTTTATAAACAGAAGCATCAGTGGAATAAATAATTCTATTTATTTCGTCTGTAAATAAATCTCCTTCAAGTTGCTTTGAAAGTATTGCAAATATTTTCGATTTAATCATTTTTGATTTACTTATTCATATTAGTTAATCAATTTACACCTAAGTTGAGCGATAAGAACGTAGTGAAGTATCGTTTTACTTAGGTATAATCCCGACTTAGAAATTGTTGCAATTCACCAAACAGGTTATTGTGTAATATCGTGAACTGCCTGACTGCCGTCAAGGCAGGGTTACAATTTCTTAGTCGATTGAGCTATTTTCAATAGAAAATTGCTCAATTTGGGTTACAATAAACTCCATAAAGATACAATCTTGTCAAAATTATTCAAATCTTCAATAATAATCACGACTATAATATTAGTCATTATTTTTTTTCAATTTATGACATTAAACATAATCAAATTATACGATTAATAATTTATTTTTGTATATTTTTGAAGAAATCAATAATTAATTTTAAAATCTTAATATACAATGGATTTATTGACAAAAATAAAAGAAAAAGCAAAAAAACTAAATAAAAGAATTGTTCTCCCGGAAGGAACTGAAGAAAGAACTTTAAAAGCTGCCAATGAATTATTAAAAGACAAAATTGTTCAGGTAATTTTAATTGGTAATCCTGATGAGATCAAAAGCATGTCAAAAAATTTGAATCTCTCATATATTGATAATGCAACTATTGTTGATCCAATAAATCATGATAAAAAAGACACTTACGTTGATATGATGGTTGAAATTCGTAAGAAAAAAGGCTTAACCAAAGAGGAAGCAGAAAAATTAATTGAAAACCCTCTGTATCTTTCAGTATTAATGATAAAAAACGGTGATGCAGATGGTGAAGTTGCAGGAGCAATGAATGCAACTGGAGATGTTTTACGACCTGCATTTCAATATGTTAAAACAATGCCTGGTATTAGCGTTGTTTCAGGTGCTTTTATTATGATATTTAAAGATAAAGAATTTGGTGATGATGGTATGATGATTTTTGCTGATTGTGCCGTACATCCAAACCCAACATCAAGAGAATTAGCTGAAATTGCTGTAGCAACAGCAAGAACCACAAAGGCTATTGCTCAATTGGAGCCCAGAGTAGCTATGTTAAGTTTTTCTACTAAAGGGAGTGCCAAGCACGGAATGGTTGATAAAGTAGTAGAAGCAACAAAAATCGCTAAAGAAATGGCTCCTGATATCAAAATAGACGGAGAACTACAAGCTGATGCAGCAATTGTAGAAGCTATTGGCAAGAAAAAAGCTCCAGAAAGTGAAATAGCAGGTAGAGCTAATGTATTGGTTTTTCCTACTCTTGAAGTTGGAAATATTGCATATAAACTTGTTCAACGTATGGCTCACGCCGAAGCTATTGGACCAATATTACAAGGTATGGCTGCTCCAATCAACGACTTATCAAGAGGATGTTCAGTAAGCGATATTGTAAATTTAGTTGCAATCACCGCAAATCAGGCAGAAGGAATGTAATTATTAATTAATTATTAATATTTTAAAATGTTATGTCAGAAATTGTAGAATCAATTGAAAATTATGGTTTAAGTAAAAAAGACAAACCAAAAACCCTTTTTTCTAAAGTTGGAATTGTTGGATGTGGTCTTGTAGGTCAAAATATAACAAAAATGATAAGCCGTAAAGGTATCGAAGTTGTATTTATTGAGTTATCGGAAGAAAAAATCAAACGAGCAATCAAAAAAATTGAAAAAGAATTAGATGTAATGATTGAACACTGGGGTATGACAGCCAGTGAAAAAAGGGCAGTTTTATCAAGAATACACGGTTATGTAGGATATGAACATTTAAAAGGATGCGACCTTGTTATTGAAATAACCAGATCAAAAACAAAAGATGATAAAATTAAATCCCGAAAAAAAATATTTCAGGAAATAGAAAAACATGTAAATCAAAATACAATTATTGCTACAAATTCAAGTACAGTAGCAATTACTGAATTATCATCAGATCTTAAGTATAATGAAAGATGTGTTAATTTGCATTTTTCAACTGCTTCTCCTGATTCAAAACTTATTGAAGTTGTAAGAGGCTTAAATACATCAGATGAAGTATATGAAAATGTTAAGAAATTTATTAAATTAATTGGGAAAATAGAAATTCCTGTCGAAGAATCTCCCGGATTAGTTAGTGTCAGGTTATTTGTTGCAATGTTTCGGGAAGCATGTGCTGTATTAACAGAAGGAGTTGCAAAAATTGAAGATATAGACCTAACAATGCGTATAGGAATAGGATTAACACTAGGACCATTTGAAATGGCAGATAAAATCGGCTTAGATAAAGTTGTAAGATGGATGGATAATTTACATAGTGAATTTGGTGATATTAAATATAAAGCTCCTCCTGTAATTAAAAAACTTGTCAGAGCTAAACATTATGGCAGGATCACAGGAAAAGGATTTTATAAATATGATGAGAATGGTAAAAAAAAATAAATAAAAATAAATAAAAACACATGAAAATATTGGTTCTAAATTGCGGAAGTTCTTCTATAAAATATCAGTTAATTAATATGACTAACAAAGAAGTTCTAACAAAAGGTGTTGTTGAAAAAATCGGATTAAAAGGATCATTTCTTAAACATGAAAAAAAGGGTGGAGATAAAATACGTTTTGAAGGAGAAATATTAGATCATCAAAGTGGTATCGAATACGTACTTGGTATATTAACAAGCGAAAAACATGGATGTTTAAAAAAATTAAACGAAATAGGAGCTGTTGGACACAGAGTAGCTCATGGAGGTGAAAAATTTAAAACAAGTGCTTTTATAAACGAAAATGCAAAAATAGAAATTGAAAAATGTATTGAATTAGCACCATTGCACAATCCTGCCAATTTAAAGGGTATTACAGCAATGGAAACACTAATACCTGGAATTAAACAAGTTGCTGTTTTCGACACATCTTTCCATCAAACTATTAAAGATCATGCATATATGTACGCTATTCCGTATTCTTTATACTCTAAATATGGAATCAGACGATATGGATTTCATGGAACAAGTTATAGGTATGTAACAAAGAGAGCTTGTGAAATACTGGGAGTTGATATTAACAAACAAAAAATAATCGCCTGTCATCTCGGAAACGGAGCTTCAATTGCTGCAATTAAAAACGGGAAATCTGTTGATACATCTATGGGATTAACACCGGTTGAAGGATTAATTATGGGTACTCGTTCAGGAGATTTAGACCTGGGAGTATTTACTTTTATCATGGATAAAGAAGAATTAGGATTTTCTACTGCTAATACCCTTATTAATAAACATAGCGGTGTGTTAGGAATATCAGGTATATCATCTGATATGAGAGAAATTGAAGAAGCAGCTGAAAATGGAAATAAAAGAGCTAAATTAACTCTTAATATGTACGATTATAGAATAAGAAAATATATTGGCGCTTATGCTGCTGCAATGGGTGGAATAGATATTTTAATCTTTACCGGTGGTATAGGCGAAAATGCTGATGCTACAAGAAAAGGTATTATAAAAGATTTTAAATATCTTGGAATGGAAATTGATCATAAGAAAAATGATGGACTTAGGGGAAAAGAAGCAGTAATTAGTAAAGATTCTTCAAAAGTTAAAATTATTATCGTACCAACAAATGAAGAGTTAGTAATTGCGGAAGATACAAAAGAAATTATTGAAAATCAGTAAGGTAACCGCAGGAAGCACGATTTTAGATTGAAAAAAGTAACTAACATCCTGCGGAATTACTGGACATTATGGACAGATTCTAATTATTATACTTAAATTAATTTTATATATTAACTGAAATTTATTACCATGTTGTTAAAAAAATTAAATGATTTATTCAAATTATTAGAAAAACAAACAATAAAAAAGAGACTTGTGCTTGGAGTTGCACAAGATCCACATTCGTTGAATGCTGTTTGTAAAGCTGCTGAAAGAAACATTATTGATCCTATACTTGTTGGCGACCAAAAGGAAATAGAAAATATCGCCAAAGCAGATAAACTCGATATTTCAAATTATAAGATTATTTATGAAAAAGATCACATTAAAGCATTAGAAATAGCTGTAAAGCTTGTACATAACAAAGAAGCTGATATATTAATGAAAGGCAATGCCGGCACATCAGATCTTTTAAAAGCCGTATTAAACAAAGATTGGGGACTAAGAACAGGAAGATTATTATCTCATTTTGCATTTTTTGAAGTAAAAAATTATCATAAATTAATTGCAGTTACTGATGTTGCAATGAATATTGCACCGGATTTAAAAGATAAAATCCAAATAACTAACAATTCGGTAGAATTTATGAATAAGTTAGGTATTGAAAAACCAAAAGTTGCTGTTCTTGGTGCAGTTGAAATGGTTAATGAAAGTATGCAAGCTACATTAGATGCTGCTCTCCTGTCAAAAATGGCTCAGAGAAACCAGATAAAAAATTGTCTTATTGATGGACCTTTAGCTTTTGATAATGCTATTAGTTTAAAAAGCACCAAACATAAAAAAATAACAAGTGACGTTGCAGGAGATACCGATTTATTATTAATGCCGGATATTGAAGTAGGTAATGTTTTATATAAAACATTAGTATTTTTTGCTAATGCTAAAGTTGCTTCTGTAATACTTGGTGCCTCTTCACCAATAGTATTAACTTCACGTTCAGATTCTGAAGAAGCTAAATTACATAGCATATTGTTAGCTGCAGTTGGAATTTAAAATATTTTAAATATGAAAATAATCAGCTCGCTCGACCAAATGGTCAATCATGTACGAACTTTGGGAGTGAAAAGGAAAATTGCTGTTGCGTATGCTCAGGATCAAAACACTATTGGAGCAATTGCACAAGCTATTAACGAAGGTTTTGTAGAAGCATTTATGATAGGTGATAAAAAGGAAATAATTTCCAAAGCAAATAACGAAAACATTGACCCTGATATTTTTACTATTATCGATATTCCCGACGAAGTAAAATCAACTAATGAAGCAGTGCGAATGGTAAAAAAGGACGAAGCCGATATTTTAATGAAAGGTTTAGTTGGTACTGATAAATTCCTGAAAGCTGTTTTAAATAAAGAAAATGGACTTTTACCACCAAAAGCAATTATGAGTTATGTTTGTGCAATTGATATACCCGAATATCACAAACTTCTTTTTGTTACCGATACTGCTGTTTTACCATTTCCTGATCTTAAACAAAAAATAGCAATGGTAAATTATTCGGTGAATATGGCAAGGAAATTTGGAATTGAAACTCCTAAAGTTGCCTTAATTGGAGCATCAGAAAAAGTAAGCGAGAATTTCCCAAACAGTATTGACTATGCAGTTATTTCTCAGATGGCAAAACGCAAACAAATTAAAAATTGTATTATAGATGGCCCCTTAGATATATTTCTTGCTTGCGATAAAAAAAGTGTTGAAATTAAAGGTATCCCCACTCCTATTGATGGTGATGCTGATGTATTGTTATTTCCTACATTAGAAGCATGTAATAGCTTTTACAAAGGATTAATGTTATTTGCTAATGGTGAATTAGGCGGATTAATACAGGGAACTGAAAAACCTGTTGTAGTTATGTCGAGAAGCGAAAGCCCGAAATCAAAATTTTATTGTATTGCATTATCATGTTTAATGGTTGATTAAATATATTTTTATTTTTAATAT
The Bacteroidales bacterium genome window above contains:
- the pta gene encoding phosphate acetyltransferase — translated: MDLLTKIKEKAKKLNKRIVLPEGTEERTLKAANELLKDKIVQVILIGNPDEIKSMSKNLNLSYIDNATIVDPINHDKKDTYVDMMVEIRKKKGLTKEEAEKLIENPLYLSVLMIKNGDADGEVAGAMNATGDVLRPAFQYVKTMPGISVVSGAFIMIFKDKEFGDDGMMIFADCAVHPNPTSRELAEIAVATARTTKAIAQLEPRVAMLSFSTKGSAKHGMVDKVVEATKIAKEMAPDIKIDGELQADAAIVEAIGKKKAPESEIAGRANVLVFPTLEVGNIAYKLVQRMAHAEAIGPILQGMAAPINDLSRGCSVSDIVNLVAITANQAEGM
- a CDS encoding 3-hydroxyacyl-CoA dehydrogenase family protein; the protein is MSEIVESIENYGLSKKDKPKTLFSKVGIVGCGLVGQNITKMISRKGIEVVFIELSEEKIKRAIKKIEKELDVMIEHWGMTASEKRAVLSRIHGYVGYEHLKGCDLVIEITRSKTKDDKIKSRKKIFQEIEKHVNQNTIIATNSSTVAITELSSDLKYNERCVNLHFSTASPDSKLIEVVRGLNTSDEVYENVKKFIKLIGKIEIPVEESPGLVSVRLFVAMFREACAVLTEGVAKIEDIDLTMRIGIGLTLGPFEMADKIGLDKVVRWMDNLHSEFGDIKYKAPPVIKKLVRAKHYGRITGKGFYKYDENGKKK
- a CDS encoding acetate kinase; protein product: MKILVLNCGSSSIKYQLINMTNKEVLTKGVVEKIGLKGSFLKHEKKGGDKIRFEGEILDHQSGIEYVLGILTSEKHGCLKKLNEIGAVGHRVAHGGEKFKTSAFINENAKIEIEKCIELAPLHNPANLKGITAMETLIPGIKQVAVFDTSFHQTIKDHAYMYAIPYSLYSKYGIRRYGFHGTSYRYVTKRACEILGVDINKQKIIACHLGNGASIAAIKNGKSVDTSMGLTPVEGLIMGTRSGDLDLGVFTFIMDKEELGFSTANTLINKHSGVLGISGISSDMREIEEAAENGNKRAKLTLNMYDYRIRKYIGAYAAAMGGIDILIFTGGIGENADATRKGIIKDFKYLGMEIDHKKNDGLRGKEAVISKDSSKVKIIIVPTNEELVIAEDTKEIIENQ
- a CDS encoding bifunctional enoyl-CoA hydratase/phosphate acetyltransferase, which translates into the protein MLLKKLNDLFKLLEKQTIKKRLVLGVAQDPHSLNAVCKAAERNIIDPILVGDQKEIENIAKADKLDISNYKIIYEKDHIKALEIAVKLVHNKEADILMKGNAGTSDLLKAVLNKDWGLRTGRLLSHFAFFEVKNYHKLIAVTDVAMNIAPDLKDKIQITNNSVEFMNKLGIEKPKVAVLGAVEMVNESMQATLDAALLSKMAQRNQIKNCLIDGPLAFDNAISLKSTKHKKITSDVAGDTDLLLMPDIEVGNVLYKTLVFFANAKVASVILGASSPIVLTSRSDSEEAKLHSILLAAVGI
- a CDS encoding phosphate butyryltransferase — protein: MKIISSLDQMVNHVRTLGVKRKIAVAYAQDQNTIGAIAQAINEGFVEAFMIGDKKEIISKANNENIDPDIFTIIDIPDEVKSTNEAVRMVKKDEADILMKGLVGTDKFLKAVLNKENGLLPPKAIMSYVCAIDIPEYHKLLFVTDTAVLPFPDLKQKIAMVNYSVNMARKFGIETPKVALIGASEKVSENFPNSIDYAVISQMAKRKQIKNCIIDGPLDIFLACDKKSVEIKGIPTPIDGDADVLLFPTLEACNSFYKGLMLFANGELGGLIQGTEKPVVVMSRSESPKSKFYCIALSCLMVD